A region of Paenibacillus sp. 37 DNA encodes the following proteins:
- a CDS encoding NUDIX domain-containing protein: protein MTSRIVVTGGAIIRDHMGRVLLQKRSDYGDWGLPGGGMEPGERIEETMIREVKEETGLEVSSYELSSIYTGERMHYTYPDGNEVVFVMFLFDVIAELEGKLCDDQVTLLFEDEQKESLQLVFRYLDEIDISTINNVQKPIFVDLKQGESKLLRE, encoded by the coding sequence ATGACTAGTCGTATTGTCGTTACGGGTGGAGCTATTATTCGAGATCATATGGGGAGAGTTCTGCTGCAAAAGAGATCAGATTATGGAGATTGGGGATTACCCGGTGGGGGTATGGAGCCAGGTGAACGAATCGAAGAAACTATGATTAGAGAAGTGAAAGAGGAAACAGGGCTTGAAGTGAGCTCTTATGAATTGTCCTCCATCTATACGGGCGAGAGGATGCACTATACGTATCCGGATGGAAATGAAGTAGTTTTTGTAATGTTTTTATTTGACGTTATTGCGGAGTTGGAGGGGAAACTCTGTGATGATCAAGTAACTCTTTTATTTGAAGATGAACAAAAGGAATCATTACAGCTTGTTTTCAGATATCTTGATGAGATTGATATTTCCACAATAAACAATGTTCAGAAGCCTATATTTGTAGATTTGAAGCAAGGAGAGTCTAAACTATTACGCGAGTGA
- a CDS encoding YDG domain-containing protein translates to MNCAKKLVTTLLITVMLFSSFNVVFGAADSSASDIEGNWAESQITKWIDKGFIHGYEDGSFKPNNTITRAEFFSLVNRSYGFTDTSSVSFKDVTSSNWAYAEVSKAVKAGYIKGYRDGTIGANKPISRQEVAVIIDVLLDLSNETSTGNHFTDSNMIALWAKNSVDAIVAKGILQGYDNNFNPNKPITRAEAVVALDRSVNARATDYSLAGTYGPESGTQTIDGDVLISAAGVTLKNMIIKGNLLFSEGIQEGDVHLTNVTIKGVTRVEGGGVSTIYFKNTVTSTLIVDKKKGPVLIIVEGSTTLGEVTIQSPATLQETDTTGNGFGKITLSERLPAGSKVGLKGTFDSLTVKGSGGQVDISEGRIKDVIVAVTATGTTLNLGTDATIVNLFLDAVAKISGTGTIEKVTLSSVAKGGTTFETTIRLLGKVTHTVTPATPTAPSTSPSTGGTDTIAPTLSNVTSGHIAAGDPVVGRSNESGYVYLVPSTTPKTLTDLNQSVAGLSGKKQSVTANVATTISTTGLASGRYVVYAVDLANNISMASAEIVIGTNQLTVSTPVLSTEKMYDGTSSATVIADSLTGVAAGDRVTVSAAATYNDATIGTGKTITVVYTLGGADAAKYIAPANYTIQTGAITAAQLTIGEPMLTVIEKADGDSSIDVSAGSLVGVVPGEDVTVSAEAVYDTLSTQEARPLTVVYTIAGVDSGKYIAPVNNTNHTVYVQFSVDTGTIIDLITTSKVYDGTLATTALAGSREGACPGSGICPGDDVTVSASGVYDNENVGTNKKITVSYILSGNDARNYLPPSRIDVNTGVITAKQLMITSPTLILSKVYDGTLAANVTAGALTNVISGDDVQVNAVATYNNAAVGTSKVITIKYTLTGLDAGNYIAPATQVVGTGEITTTP, encoded by the coding sequence ATGAATTGTGCTAAAAAGCTTGTCACCACTCTATTGATTACAGTTATGTTGTTTTCATCGTTTAATGTAGTATTTGGTGCTGCTGATTCTTCGGCATCAGACATCGAGGGAAACTGGGCAGAAAGCCAAATTACGAAATGGATCGACAAAGGTTTTATTCATGGTTATGAAGACGGCAGCTTTAAACCGAACAATACTATAACAAGAGCAGAATTTTTCTCATTGGTTAATCGTTCATATGGATTTACTGATACATCATCTGTATCCTTCAAGGATGTTACTTCATCTAACTGGGCATATGCTGAGGTTTCCAAAGCTGTGAAAGCTGGATACATAAAGGGTTATAGGGACGGTACAATCGGTGCCAATAAACCCATTAGTAGACAAGAAGTTGCAGTTATTATCGATGTTCTTCTGGATCTATCGAATGAAACTAGTACTGGAAATCACTTTACGGATTCCAATATGATAGCCTTATGGGCTAAAAATTCGGTAGATGCTATAGTGGCTAAAGGGATTTTACAGGGCTATGATAATAACTTCAATCCGAATAAACCGATCACTCGTGCTGAAGCAGTCGTTGCGCTGGATCGTTCAGTGAATGCAAGAGCAACGGATTACAGCTTAGCTGGAACATATGGCCCTGAGTCGGGAACGCAGACCATTGATGGGGATGTGCTCATTAGCGCGGCTGGGGTTACATTGAAGAATATGATCATCAAAGGGAACCTATTATTTAGTGAAGGTATCCAAGAAGGAGATGTGCACCTTACGAATGTTACGATTAAAGGTGTGACACGGGTAGAGGGTGGGGGCGTTAGTACCATCTATTTCAAAAATACCGTAACATCTACCCTTATTGTTGATAAGAAAAAAGGACCCGTTCTCATTATTGTAGAAGGTTCAACGACATTAGGAGAAGTAACCATTCAATCCCCTGCTACGCTACAAGAAACGGATACTACGGGGAATGGCTTCGGCAAGATTACGTTATCCGAGCGGTTACCTGCTGGTTCAAAAGTAGGTTTGAAAGGAACATTTGATTCCTTAACCGTTAAAGGCAGCGGGGGTCAGGTGGATATTTCTGAAGGCCGTATTAAGGATGTTATCGTAGCAGTTACAGCAACGGGGACGACACTTAACTTAGGCACGGATGCAACGATTGTAAACCTCTTCTTAGATGCAGTCGCTAAGATTTCAGGCACGGGTACTATTGAAAAGGTGACGCTGAGTTCCGTTGCTAAAGGTGGTACGACTTTTGAAACTACAATTCGACTGTTGGGTAAAGTCACACATACAGTGACCCCAGCTACTCCAACTGCTCCTTCGACTTCACCATCCACTGGTGGAACGGATACAATTGCTCCTACATTGTCCAATGTAACTAGTGGTCATATTGCAGCTGGGGATCCTGTGGTGGGTAGAAGCAATGAAAGTGGATATGTGTATCTGGTTCCTTCCACAACACCGAAAACACTTACAGATCTAAATCAATCCGTTGCAGGATTGTCAGGCAAGAAGCAATCTGTGACAGCAAACGTAGCTACGACAATTAGTACAACAGGCTTAGCCTCAGGTAGGTATGTCGTATATGCCGTTGATCTCGCGAACAATATATCGATGGCTTCTGCAGAGATCGTTATTGGTACAAATCAGTTAACCGTTTCGACTCCAGTACTCTCAACCGAGAAAATGTACGATGGAACGTCTTCGGCTACAGTGATAGCAGATTCACTAACCGGAGTTGCTGCTGGAGACCGTGTAACTGTAAGTGCAGCAGCCACCTACAATGATGCAACAATAGGTACCGGTAAAACAATCACTGTAGTTTATACTTTAGGCGGAGCAGATGCAGCCAAATATATTGCTCCTGCAAACTATACAATCCAGACAGGGGCCATTACAGCCGCACAATTGACAATCGGCGAGCCGATGTTGACTGTTATTGAGAAGGCAGATGGAGATTCATCGATAGACGTATCTGCAGGTTCCTTAGTTGGGGTAGTTCCAGGTGAGGATGTGACTGTGAGTGCAGAGGCGGTATATGATACATTATCAACTCAGGAAGCTAGACCATTAACTGTGGTTTATACAATAGCTGGTGTGGATAGTGGCAAATATATTGCTCCAGTTAATAATACGAACCACACTGTATACGTACAATTTAGTGTGGATACGGGAACGATTATAGATCTGATCACCACTTCCAAAGTGTATGATGGAACCTTAGCAACAACTGCACTAGCGGGTTCTAGAGAAGGGGCTTGTCCAGGTAGTGGAATTTGTCCAGGGGATGACGTAACGGTAAGTGCTTCAGGAGTCTATGATAATGAAAATGTAGGAACAAATAAGAAGATAACCGTATCGTATATTTTATCGGGTAATGATGCACGAAACTATTTACCGCCATCCCGTATCGATGTGAATACAGGTGTGATCACTGCAAAGCAATTGATGATCACGTCTCCGACATTAATACTCTCCAAAGTGTATGACGGAACTCTTGCAGCAAATGTAACGGCAGGTGCATTAACTAACGTGATCTCTGGGGATGACGTACAAGTAAATGCTGTAGCGACATACAATAATGCAGCAGTTGGTACCAGTAAAGTAATAACAATTAAGTATACTCTTACAGGGCTTGATGCAGGAAATTATATTGCCCCAGCAACTCAAGTTGTGGGTACGGGGGAGATTACTACTACACCTTAA
- a CDS encoding NUDIX hydrolase, giving the protein MTTADNNNVSYDQNNNKFNFRVAGIVMDAGRVLLHTTEQDAFWNLPGGRVKLNETTEAAIVREMMEELGVHVRAQRLAYVSEDFFEYDGLKYHEVGFYYLITLPEAHKLYSETEFKGLEDNGKLIFQWFSLDELEQMEVYPVFLKKELSNLLDAKGIKHFIQK; this is encoded by the coding sequence ATGACCACTGCAGATAACAATAATGTATCGTATGACCAAAATAACAACAAATTCAACTTCCGTGTGGCAGGTATTGTGATGGATGCGGGAAGAGTTCTTTTGCATACGACTGAACAGGATGCTTTCTGGAATCTGCCCGGAGGTCGGGTGAAATTAAACGAGACAACAGAAGCGGCTATTGTGCGAGAGATGATGGAGGAACTGGGTGTTCATGTAAGAGCGCAAAGGCTCGCATATGTTAGTGAAGATTTCTTTGAATATGATGGCCTGAAGTATCATGAAGTTGGCTTTTATTATCTCATCACATTGCCGGAAGCCCATAAGCTATATAGTGAAACTGAATTCAAAGGTTTAGAAGATAACGGTAAGTTAATTTTCCAATGGTTTTCCTTGGACGAACTAGAGCAGATGGAAGTATATCCTGTGTTTTTGAAAAAGGAACTGAGTAACCTTCTTGATGCAAAAGGCATCAAACACTTCATTCAGAAATAG
- a CDS encoding LytTR family DNA-binding domain-containing protein: protein MKIIFEEDPAIEQKVAKVTTHPVEKSKWDRIQQAICESETQLTVIHAKNNRNMQIQLSSVVAFESEDRMCCVRVISGERYLLNKRLKFVEEDLDDVHFVKINNQTIINTRYITAFSATDHARIKVDLSDRSSYFVSRFYIKNFRGKLS from the coding sequence GTGAAAATCATTTTTGAAGAGGATCCAGCAATAGAGCAAAAAGTAGCCAAGGTAACTACTCATCCGGTGGAGAAGTCGAAGTGGGACCGTATTCAGCAGGCGATCTGCGAATCAGAAACTCAATTAACGGTCATCCATGCCAAGAATAATCGCAATATGCAGATCCAATTGAGCTCGGTGGTTGCCTTTGAATCAGAGGATCGGATGTGCTGTGTCCGGGTGATCTCAGGTGAGAGATATTTGCTTAATAAACGTCTGAAATTTGTAGAAGAGGATCTGGATGACGTTCATTTTGTGAAAATTAATAATCAAACGATCATCAATACACGGTACATCACCGCATTCTCTGCAACAGACCATGCCCGAATTAAGGTAGACCTGAGCGATCGCTCCAGTTACTTTGTCAGCCGATTTTATATTAAAAACTTTAGGGGGAAATTATCATGA
- a CDS encoding DUF4188 domain-containing protein produces MPNIHKGRYSAQIEGEFVVFIIGMRINRLWAIHKWLPVLQSMGPMIKELYMNPETGFLSTEYFISWRGVTLLQYWRSYDELEKYARGGLHLEAWKKFNRSIGTDGTVGIYHETYKAQSGSFETIYVNMPEFGLAKASDHVPSTGKMETSRRRMGGENDPAVDTPENP; encoded by the coding sequence ATGCCGAACATACATAAAGGAAGATATTCAGCTCAGATTGAGGGAGAGTTTGTTGTTTTTATCATCGGAATGAGGATTAATCGTCTGTGGGCTATACATAAATGGCTGCCTGTTCTACAGTCCATGGGCCCGATGATTAAAGAGCTGTATATGAATCCGGAGACCGGATTTCTGAGTACAGAGTATTTTATTAGCTGGCGCGGGGTGACGTTACTACAATACTGGCGCTCTTACGATGAATTGGAGAAATACGCACGGGGCGGATTACACTTGGAAGCTTGGAAAAAATTCAACCGCTCCATTGGTACTGACGGAACAGTAGGAATTTATCATGAAACATACAAGGCTCAGTCGGGTTCCTTCGAGACCATATATGTCAATATGCCCGAATTCGGATTAGCTAAAGCGTCTGACCATGTGCCTTCGACAGGCAAGATGGAGACATCCAGACGCAGAATGGGCGGAGAGAATGACCCGGCGGTGGATACACCAGAGAATCCTTAA